One segment of candidate division WOR-3 bacterium DNA contains the following:
- the recR gene encoding recombination mediator RecR gives MNEEFKKILRFLEKLPGIGKRSAQRIAFYLLKMEDREIKEFTSSLISARENLRICEECFNYSEEKICKICQNENRDNSLLCIVEEPSHLFFIETTKAYNGKYFVLGGLLTSEKEEIMKERINKLLAKVKNDKLKEIIIALNPTTEGEATSYYLSDLLKEFNKKITRIGLGLPFGSSLELADPITITKAIEGRKELG, from the coding sequence ATGAATGAGGAGTTTAAGAAAATATTAAGATTTTTAGAAAAACTACCGGGAATCGGCAAAAGAAGTGCTCAGAGAATTGCTTTTTATCTTTTAAAAATGGAGGATAGGGAAATAAAGGAATTTACCAGTTCTTTAATTTCAGCAAGGGAAAATTTGAGAATTTGTGAAGAATGTTTTAATTATAGCGAAGAAAAAATTTGTAAAATTTGTCAAAATGAAAATCGAGATAATAGTTTATTATGTATTGTTGAAGAGCCTTCCCATCTCTTTTTTATCGAAACTACTAAGGCTTATAATGGCAAATATTTCGTCCTTGGTGGATTATTGACGTCGGAAAAAGAAGAGATAATGAAAGAGAGAATAAATAAACTATTAGCGAAAGTAAAAAATGATAAATTGAAAGAGATAATTATCGCCTTAAATCCCACAACCGAAGGTGAAGCCACTTCTTATTATCTTTCTGACCTTTTAAAAGAATTTAATAAAAAGATAACCCGAATTGGTTTAGGACTTCCTTTTGGTTCTTCTTTAGAACTTGCTGATCCAATTACCATTACCAAGGCAATAGAAGGTAGAAAAGAGTTAGGTTAA
- a CDS encoding tetratricopeptide repeat protein, with translation MRKIILLIFLFNFCFKPSIISGQTKPYDVLIRSGKIYLQNRQYEKAKEMFEEAVSQRPEDPDGNFYLAITLISLGDYLNAARYLLVPVNDNNYLKKIQKDENYKLTCWSSLIEASQNYLANNKSDSALIYAKGALILDPERPFNYTLLSQIYANLKMFDSLYVLAQNMISKDANSPQGYSLLGSYYLAKEDYDNALNSFENSIRNYERKISEEKDKLAELLKLKEEKEKVIKKLLNYQSEKKIKEFESYLKDSLKFRSGIEKVAQLVLEISSLNQEYTQNLLRVGLIQMQKKKEKEAVNTFKKLWEVDEKNYDALFYLGANYYTLSLYDSCRITFENLISLILRWPTEEEKLKIKDLITDTSLNYLELPSQFSPYLYYLTKDNSLSILAPERLENVYMILGGAYAQLAKLENKPTYYDSAIKYFEKIILINPKNLDAYQNLAVVYRDKGDRETARKYLEKKMKLEKELK, from the coding sequence ATGAGAAAAATAATTTTATTAATCTTTTTATTTAATTTTTGTTTTAAACCTTCAATTATTAGTGGTCAAACAAAACCCTATGATGTTTTAATACGGAGCGGTAAGATTTATTTACAAAATCGACAATATGAGAAGGCAAAAGAGATGTTTGAAGAAGCCGTTTCTCAAAGACCCGAGGATCCGGACGGAAATTTTTATTTGGCAATAACTTTAATCTCTTTGGGCGATTATCTTAATGCTGCCCGATATCTTTTGGTACCGGTTAATGATAATAATTATTTAAAAAAGATTCAAAAAGATGAGAATTATAAATTAACCTGTTGGTCCTCTTTGATTGAGGCATCCCAGAATTATTTAGCAAATAATAAATCAGATTCAGCTTTAATTTATGCGAAAGGTGCTTTAATCCTTGATCCGGAAAGACCTTTTAATTATACTTTGCTTTCCCAAATTTATGCCAATCTGAAAATGTTCGATTCCCTTTATGTTCTTGCTCAAAATATGATAAGTAAAGATGCTAATTCGCCACAGGGTTATTCTTTATTAGGCAGTTATTATTTAGCGAAAGAAGACTACGATAATGCATTAAATTCTTTTGAAAATTCTATCAGAAATTATGAGAGAAAGATTAGCGAAGAGAAAGATAAATTAGCCGAACTTTTAAAATTAAAAGAGGAGAAAGAAAAGGTAATAAAGAAATTACTTAATTATCAAAGTGAGAAGAAAATAAAAGAATTTGAGAGTTATCTAAAAGATAGTCTGAAATTTAGAAGTGGAATTGAAAAGGTTGCCCAGTTAGTTTTAGAAATCAGCAGTCTAAATCAAGAATATACTCAAAATCTTTTAAGGGTTGGCTTAATCCAAATGCAAAAGAAGAAGGAAAAAGAAGCGGTGAATACTTTCAAAAAATTATGGGAAGTAGACGAAAAAAATTATGATGCCCTTTTTTATTTAGGCGCTAATTATTATACTCTTTCTTTGTACGATAGTTGTCGGATAACTTTTGAGAATTTAATTTCTTTGATTCTCCGTTGGCCAACCGAAGAAGAGAAGTTAAAAATTAAGGATCTGATTACTGATACTTCCTTAAATTATTTAGAACTTCCTTCCCAATTTTCACCTTATCTATATTATTTAACAAAAGATAATTCCCTTTCTATTTTGGCACCAGAAAGATTAGAAAACGTTTATATGATTCTTGGCGGTGCCTATGCCCAATTGGCTAAATTAGAAAACAAGCCCACTTATTATGATTCGGCTATTAAATATTTTGAGAAAATTATTTTAATAAATCCAAAGAATTTGGATGCTTATCAAAACTTGGCAGTTGTCTATCGGGATAAAGGAGACAGAGAGACAGCAAGAAAATATTTAGAAAAGAAAATGAAATTAGAGAAGGAGTTAAAATGA
- the dnaX gene encoding DNA polymerase III subunit gamma/tau yields MERKVFSLKYRPKTFDEICVQEVVVKTLKNAILSNKIHNAYLFSGPRGTGKTTTARIFAKALNCEEGMTINPCNRCKICKEIDNSNSLDVIEIDGASNRGIDEIRELREKAKFNPIKGRFKIYIIDEVHMLTTEAFNALLKILEEPPPYVKFIFATTNPTKVPKTIISRCQRFDFRKATVNEIVARLKTIAQKENIILEEDAYYQIAKRADGAIRDAEVILEQVSVFASQPIKGEDVEKLLGVVPERVIFEYFEELKKADIKEVLKFLVRIEQEGRDPFEFYKSIVQAFRTILLIKNELPKKALGITEEEYQEFTQIGNLFSDQEIYEMINILIGYERLLKYTSFPEIVLENLSLSLLKYFKLKKEMGLISLGKIYSISPKIAGILEDTIIKEIDNIVNIYYQPFKGKLTLLQEHEEEIKEVLQKILNKEIMIKFIQREIKEEKKISEILDKTFEGFEELA; encoded by the coding sequence ATGGAGCGGAAAGTTTTTTCTTTAAAGTATCGACCAAAGACTTTTGATGAGATCTGTGTTCAAGAGGTGGTTGTTAAAACTTTAAAAAATGCGATTTTGAGTAATAAGATTCATAATGCCTATTTGTTTTCTGGCCCCAGAGGCACCGGTAAAACAACTACTGCCAGAATCTTTGCCAAAGCACTAAATTGTGAAGAAGGGATGACAATAAATCCTTGTAATCGATGCAAGATTTGTAAAGAAATTGATAATTCTAATTCTTTGGATGTAATTGAGATTGATGGTGCTTCTAACCGGGGAATTGACGAAATAAGAGAATTAAGAGAAAAAGCAAAGTTTAATCCAATTAAGGGTAGATTTAAAATTTATATTATTGACGAAGTCCACATGTTGACAACTGAAGCCTTTAATGCCCTATTAAAAATTTTAGAAGAGCCGCCACCTTATGTGAAATTTATCTTTGCCACTACTAATCCAACAAAAGTTCCTAAAACAATAATCTCTCGTTGCCAAAGATTTGATTTTCGAAAAGCAACAGTTAATGAAATTGTTGCTCGTTTAAAAACGATTGCTCAAAAAGAAAATATTATCTTAGAAGAAGATGCTTATTATCAGATTGCTAAAAGAGCCGATGGAGCGATTAGGGATGCGGAGGTGATATTAGAGCAAGTTTCGGTCTTTGCTTCTCAGCCAATTAAAGGAGAGGATGTGGAGAAACTTTTAGGGGTGGTTCCGGAAAGAGTAATTTTTGAATATTTTGAAGAATTAAAGAAAGCCGATATAAAAGAAGTTTTAAAATTTTTAGTTAGAATCGAACAAGAAGGAAGAGATCCTTTTGAATTTTATAAAAGTATCGTCCAAGCCTTTCGGACAATTCTTTTAATAAAAAATGAATTACCAAAAAAGGCATTAGGAATTACCGAGGAGGAGTATCAAGAGTTTACTCAGATTGGCAATCTTTTTTCTGATCAAGAGATATATGAGATGATAAATATTTTGATTGGCTATGAAAGATTATTGAAATATACCTCTTTTCCGGAGATTGTTTTGGAAAATTTAAGTTTATCTTTATTAAAATATTTTAAATTAAAGAAAGAGATGGGATTAATTTCCTTGGGTAAAATTTATAGTATTTCACCAAAGATCGCCGGAATATTAGAAGATACAATTATCAAAGAAATTGATAATATAGTCAATATTTATTATCAACCTTTTAAAGGCAAATTAACACTTTTACAAGAGCACGAAGAAGAGATAAAAGAAGTCTTACAAAAGATTTTGAATAAAGAAATAATGATAAAATTTATTCAAAGAGAAATTAAAGAAGAAAAAAAGATTTCTGAAATATTGGATAAGACCTTTGAAGGATTTGAAGAATTAGCATGA
- a CDS encoding ABC transporter substrate-binding protein gives MKMILNILIVILLAGLLYVLIYPQYEESKIQQVRIACDSSIASVIYFVAQDTEFFKAERIEPVFVFYSNPNEGLEKLLKKECDIGIFPWLTVFDYMKNKNETLMVFTSYEFQSGITVDAIIINQIKLKLKDKIVFTVLNNKKFGVPFGYLEIVKEILNRMGVDVKKVNFVEGSFGEIYDKFLKGEIDAGLFIEPYRSLLIEQGYSSLFEGPLPKIYMPAYPGYAIGFSKEFFNKKRRICAKIKKITDGAIAIINKDAKYARQVYQKYFQFASENVRLPDIQKTSAMNKGAIISLFRKLYNEEPDTTILFAKPYQLQL, from the coding sequence ATGAAAATGATATTAAATATTTTAATTGTTATTTTATTGGCTGGTCTTTTATATGTTTTAATTTACCCTCAATACGAAGAGAGCAAAATTCAACAGGTGAGAATTGCTTGTGATTCCAGTATCGCCTCGGTTATTTATTTTGTTGCCCAAGATACCGAATTTTTTAAAGCCGAAAGAATTGAGCCGGTTTTTGTTTTCTATAGTAATCCTAACGAAGGATTGGAAAAACTCCTCAAAAAAGAATGTGATATCGGAATTTTCCCATGGTTGACCGTTTTTGATTATATGAAAAATAAAAACGAAACTTTAATGGTCTTTACTTCTTATGAATTTCAATCAGGGATTACAGTTGATGCGATAATTATAAATCAAATAAAATTAAAATTAAAAGATAAAATAGTTTTTACTGTTTTAAATAATAAAAAATTTGGTGTTCCTTTTGGTTATTTAGAAATCGTCAAAGAAATTTTAAATCGAATGGGAGTAGATGTTAAAAAAGTCAATTTTGTTGAGGGTAGTTTTGGTGAGATATATGATAAGTTTTTAAAAGGTGAGATTGATGCGGGATTATTTATTGAACCTTATCGTTCGTTATTAATAGAACAAGGTTATTCTTCTTTGTTTGAAGGTCCATTACCCAAAATTTATATGCCCGCTTATCCGGGTTATGCGATTGGATTTTCTAAAGAATTTTTTAATAAGAAGAGAAGAATATGTGCTAAAATAAAGAAAATTACCGATGGGGCGATTGCGATAATTAATAAAGATGCTAAATATGCTCGTCAAGTATATCAGAAATATTTTCAATTTGCTTCTGAAAATGTGCGCTTACCGGATATTCAAAAAACTAGCGCGATGAATAAAGGAGCAATTATTTCTTTATTTAGAAAACTTTATAACGAAGAACCCGATACCACTATTCTCTTTGCCAAGCCTTATCAACTACAATTATAG